One genomic segment of Paenibacillus sp. FSL H8-0332 includes these proteins:
- the deoB gene encoding phosphopentomutase — MSSFKRIGFIVLDSVGIGEAPDAADFGDTGSHTLGHILERVPGLKLPNLQQLGLANIAPLPPLEPVTAPTGYYGKMQEVSVGKDTMTGHWELMGLKIEVPFNTYFDGFPAELIEKFEAATGRKVIGNKPASGTEILVEYGEEQMKTGAWIVYTSADSVFQLAAHEDIIPLEELYSACRIARELTMAPEFSVGRVIARPYVGEPGNFVRTPNRHDYAVKPPEPTVMNALEDIGKDVIAVGKINDIFTGEGVTATYPTKSNEHGIQITIDELRKPFNGFLFTNLVDFDSLYGHRRDPEGYGRALEVFDQALPELLATLGEDDLLIISADHGNDPIHAGTDHTREYVPLLVYSPRFKTPGSLGIRHTFSDVAATISDNFGAKAPQYGTSFLAQLI, encoded by the coding sequence ATGTCCTCATTTAAACGCATCGGATTTATTGTTCTGGATAGTGTAGGTATCGGTGAAGCGCCGGATGCCGCTGATTTCGGAGATACAGGCTCCCATACGCTGGGACATATTCTGGAGCGGGTTCCGGGTCTTAAGCTTCCGAATCTGCAGCAGCTCGGGCTGGCGAATATTGCCCCGCTGCCGCCGCTTGAACCAGTAACGGCCCCTACAGGCTACTACGGTAAAATGCAGGAGGTATCCGTAGGCAAGGACACGATGACCGGCCACTGGGAGCTGATGGGGCTGAAGATCGAGGTTCCTTTTAACACCTACTTCGACGGCTTCCCGGCGGAGCTGATTGAGAAGTTCGAAGCGGCTACCGGACGCAAGGTCATCGGCAACAAGCCGGCTTCCGGCACCGAGATTCTCGTGGAATACGGCGAGGAGCAGATGAAGACGGGCGCATGGATTGTCTATACTTCGGCGGACAGCGTGTTCCAGCTTGCAGCGCATGAAGATATCATCCCTCTGGAGGAGCTGTACAGCGCCTGCCGGATCGCCCGTGAGCTGACGATGGCTCCCGAGTTCTCCGTAGGCCGCGTAATTGCCCGCCCTTATGTCGGAGAGCCGGGGAATTTCGTGCGTACACCGAACCGCCATGATTATGCAGTGAAGCCGCCGGAGCCAACGGTGATGAATGCACTGGAGGATATCGGCAAGGATGTGATTGCTGTCGGCAAGATCAATGATATTTTTACCGGTGAAGGGGTAACCGCAACCTATCCGACCAAAAGCAATGAACACGGCATCCAGATTACCATCGACGAGCTGCGCAAGCCGTTTAACGGATTCCTGTTCACTAATCTGGTGGACTTCGATTCCCTCTACGGCCACCGCCGTGATCCGGAAGGCTACGGCCGTGCGCTGGAGGTATTCGATCAGGCGCTGCCTGAGCTGCTCGCTACGCTTGGTGAGGATGATCTGCTGATCATCTCCGCAGACCATGGCAATGACCCGATCCATGCCGGAACGGACCACACGCGGGAATATGTGCCGCTTCTGGTCTACAGCCCGAGATTTAAGACTCCCGGCAGCCTGGGCATCCGCCATACCTTCTCGGATGTGGCCGCCACAATTTCCGATAACTTCGGGGCGAAGGCTCCGCAGTACGGGACAAGCTTTTTGGCTCAACTAATCTAA
- the xerD gene encoding site-specific tyrosine recombinase XerD, whose translation MKSYLQPFMQYLSGDKGLSPSTLESYGRDISQFLEFTEERGLDAAEEIRRTHIMLYLGALRGAGKAAATVNRNTVSLRAYFHFLLKERLIVQDPTLDMEAIKPSHKPPIILSIEEIERLLAAPDEAAPQGMRDKAMLELLYATGIRVTELISLNVEDVNTSLRFARCSGASGKERVVPIGVIAADCVARYISEMRDKLLRASREEPALFLNSLGGRLTRQGFWKIIKKYAREAQIEQDITPHTLRHSFAAHLLEGGADLRSVQQMLGHSDSSTTQIYSGIARKNMKEVYENHHPRAK comes from the coding sequence ATGAAGTCATACTTACAGCCGTTTATGCAGTATTTGTCCGGGGACAAAGGATTGTCTCCCAGTACGTTAGAATCCTATGGACGGGATATTTCGCAGTTTCTGGAGTTTACGGAAGAGCGAGGCCTGGACGCGGCCGAAGAGATTAGAAGAACACATATTATGCTCTATCTGGGTGCCCTGCGCGGAGCAGGGAAGGCAGCAGCCACGGTGAACCGGAATACGGTATCGCTGCGCGCCTATTTTCATTTTTTGCTGAAGGAACGGCTGATTGTCCAAGATCCTACGCTGGATATGGAAGCCATCAAGCCGAGTCACAAGCCGCCGATCATTCTTAGTATTGAGGAGATTGAGCGTCTGCTGGCGGCTCCGGATGAAGCTGCTCCCCAGGGGATGCGCGATAAGGCTATGCTGGAGCTGCTGTATGCGACAGGTATCCGTGTGACGGAGCTGATCTCGCTGAATGTGGAGGATGTGAATACATCCTTGCGGTTCGCGCGCTGCAGCGGCGCCTCCGGCAAGGAGCGTGTGGTCCCGATTGGCGTGATTGCTGCGGATTGCGTAGCCCGTTATATCTCGGAGATGCGGGACAAGCTGCTGCGTGCGAGCCGGGAGGAGCCTGCGCTGTTCCTGAACAGTCTGGGCGGACGGCTGACCCGTCAGGGCTTTTGGAAAATCATCAAAAAATACGCGCGTGAAGCTCAGATCGAGCAGGACATCACACCGCATACCCTGCGTCACTCCTTCGCTGCGCATTTGCTGGAAGGCGGAGCCGACCTGCGCTCTGTGCAGCAGATGCTGGGCCATTCCGATAGTTCGACCACTCAGATTTACAGCGGAATTGCCCGCAAGAATATGAAGGAGGTCTACGAGAATCATCATCCCCGGGCGAAATAG